In Mastomys coucha isolate ucsf_1 unplaced genomic scaffold, UCSF_Mcou_1 pScaffold5, whole genome shotgun sequence, one genomic interval encodes:
- the LOC116077424 gene encoding zinc finger protein 665-like, translating to YFFSESQGIHIGQKEYNTVLDEVFDTKHELSFKQTNSGNKPYKCSKCDKCFTRKGYLWSHQRIHTGEKPYKCSKCDKCYTTKSQLTVHQRIHTGEKPYKCSECDKSFTQKGCLNVHQSYHAGKRPYKCSECGKCFIQVGKLKRHQRIHTGEKPYRCSECGKCFTQNDGLKSHQIIHTEGKPYKCSECIKSFSRKRRLTIHQRIHMGEKPYKCTECAKCFTHKEGLIIHHRIHTGEKPYKCNECEKCFTVKRDLGIHQRIHTGVKPYKCSECEKCFTFASNLEIHQRIHTGVKPYKCSECMKSFTRKGSLRKHQKIHTGEKPYKCSECNKCFTQKDSLRRHQKIHTGEKPYKCSECDKCFAQKGDLRNHHRIHTGEKPYKCNECEKCFTVKKKLGIHQRIHTGVQPYKCSECEKCFTVKRNLGIHQQIHTGVKPYKCSECMKSFTRKGSLRKHQIIHTGEKPYKCSECNKCFTQKTSLRRHQRIHTGEKPYKCSECDKCFTQNRDLRNHQRIHTREKP from the coding sequence TACTTTTTTTCAGAGAGTCAAGGAATCCATATAGGACAAAAAGAATACAACACAGTGCTTGATGAGGTTTTTGACACTAAACATGAACTCTCGTTTAAACAAACCAATAGTGGAAATAAACCTTACAAATGCAGTAAATGCGACAAATGCTTCACCCGCAAAGGATATCTTTGGagtcatcagagaattcatacaggagagaaaccttacaagtgTAGTAAGTGTGACAAATGCTATACCACGAAATCCCAGCTTACAGTTCATCAAAGAatacatacaggagagaaaccttacaaatgtagtgaatgtgacaaatCCTTTACCCAAAAAGGTTGTCTTAATGTTCATCAGAGTTATCATGCAGGAAAGAgaccttacaaatgtagtgaatgtggGAAATGCTTCATTCAAGTTGGTAAACTTAAAAGACATCAGAGAatacatacaggagagaaaccttacagaTGTAGTGAatgtggcaaatgctttacccaaAATGATGGTCTTAAAAGTCATCAAATAATTCACACAGAAGGGAAACCTTACAAATGTTCTGAATGTATCAAATCTTTTAGCCGGAAACGCCGTCTTACaattcatcagagaattcatatgggagagaaaccttataaatgtACTGAATGTGCCAAATGCTTTACACACAAAGAAGGTCTTATTATTCATCatagaattcatacaggagagaaaccttacaaatgtaatgaatgtgaaaAATGCTTTACTGTCAAAAGGGACCTTGGAATTCATCAACGAATTCATACAGGAGttaaaccttacaaatgtagtgaatgtgaaAAATGCTTTACTTTCGCAAGTAACCTTGAAATTCATCAACGAATTCATACAGGAGttaaaccttacaaatgtagtgaatgtaTGAAATCTTTTACACGGAAAGGCAGTCTTAGaaaacatcagaaaattcatacaggagagaaaccttacaaatgtagtgaatgtaATAAATGTTTCACCCAGAAAGACAGTCTTAGAAgacatcagaaaattcatacaggagagaaaccttacaaatgtagtgaatgtgacaaatgcttcGCCCAGAAAGGAGATCTTAGAAATCATCatagaattcatacaggagagaaaccttacaaatgtaatgaatgtgaaaAATGCTTTACTGTCAAAAAGAAACTTGGAATTCATCAACGAATTCATACTGGAGTTcaaccttacaaatgtagtgaatgtgaaAAATGCTTTACTGTCAAAAGGAACCTTGGAATTCATCAACAAATTCATACAGGAGttaaaccttacaaatgtagtgaatgtaTGAAATCTTTTACACGGAAAGGCAGTCTTAGAAAACATCAGataattcatacaggagagaaaccttacaaatgtagtgaatgtaACAAGTGTTTCACCCAGAAAACCAGTCTTAGAagacatcagagaattcatacaggagagaaaccttacaaatgtagtgaatgtgacaaatgcttcACCCAGAATCGCGATCTTAGAaatcatcagagaattcatacaagAGAGAAACCTTAG